Proteins encoded within one genomic window of Chitinophaga parva:
- a CDS encoding SDR family oxidoreductase, with amino-acid sequence MKIVVIGGSGRIGSQVVNKLTQLGHEAIAASPSSGVDTLTGEGLDQVLQGADITVDVANAPSFEDSAVMNFFKTSTANVLKAALKASVKKHVALSIVGVERMPDNGYFRAKVAQETLIRNSGIPFTIVHATQFMEFIGGIADASMINGECHLSTFPFQPIAAADVASLLTDIILEPAKNGVVEIGGPEKVAMSELIGKYLQLVGDKRPIVAGPDEIYWGEKIDSHTLVTSEGARLGTIDFKTWFSQQPVKA; translated from the coding sequence ATGAAAATTGTAGTAATTGGCGGAAGTGGCCGTATCGGCTCACAGGTAGTCAACAAACTCACCCAACTTGGACATGAAGCCATTGCCGCATCCCCCTCTTCCGGTGTAGACACCCTCACCGGCGAAGGGCTGGACCAGGTGCTGCAGGGAGCAGACATTACCGTGGACGTGGCCAACGCTCCTTCTTTTGAAGACAGCGCCGTTATGAATTTCTTCAAAACCTCTACCGCCAACGTGCTGAAGGCCGCACTGAAAGCCAGCGTAAAAAAACACGTGGCCCTCTCCATCGTGGGGGTAGAACGCATGCCGGACAATGGTTATTTCCGTGCCAAAGTGGCCCAGGAAACACTGATCCGCAACTCCGGTATTCCTTTCACCATTGTACACGCAACCCAGTTCATGGAGTTCATCGGCGGCATTGCGGATGCCAGCATGATCAACGGCGAATGCCACCTGAGCACGTTCCCCTTCCAGCCCATAGCCGCGGCAGATGTGGCCAGCCTGCTCACTGACATAATACTGGAACCTGCTAAGAACGGCGTGGTGGAAATAGGCGGTCCTGAAAAAGTGGCCATGTCCGAGCTGATCGGAAAATACCTCCAGCTGGTGGGCGACAAACGCCCCATCGTGGCTGGCCCGGATGAAATATACTGGGGTGAAAAGATCGATAGCCATACCCTGGTTACAAGCGAGGGCGCGCGCCTGGGCACCATCGACTTCAAAACCTGGTTCAGCCAGCAGCCGGTAAAAGCTTAA
- a CDS encoding DUF7003 family protein, with product MFTEKEILDQLDEPFLDLHAPSGPPWLVPPRARSQHTFMLDLEHGYFETAGSYIHLFADEERWAIVMEKTGYNNRSDYIESELVYFGNCVAQVGEYNMLMLPLIDTWLPDDLPSLASIGHFHYESVYQPEVPPSAQETYQRYMAMITSKNFMPLYTTGCIV from the coding sequence ATGTTCACCGAAAAAGAAATACTGGACCAACTGGATGAACCCTTCCTCGATCTGCATGCGCCTTCCGGCCCACCCTGGCTGGTGCCTCCAAGGGCACGGTCCCAACATACCTTCATGCTGGACCTGGAGCACGGCTATTTTGAAACAGCCGGCAGTTACATCCACCTCTTTGCAGATGAAGAACGCTGGGCCATTGTGATGGAGAAGACCGGTTACAACAACCGTAGTGATTATATTGAATCGGAGCTCGTATACTTTGGCAATTGCGTGGCGCAGGTTGGTGAATACAACATGTTGATGCTGCCTCTGATCGATACCTGGTTGCCGGACGATCTTCCATCGCTGGCCAGCATTGGCCATTTTCATTATGAAAGCGTGTACCAACCGGAAGTGCCGCCCAGTGCACAGGAAACTTACCAACGGTACATGGCTATGATAACCTCAAAGAATTTTATGCCCCTATACACAACCGGATGCATCGTTTAA
- a CDS encoding TraB/GumN family protein translates to MNGTVDSTFKRQHTIAWKVTGKQLQHPGYLIGTCHAVGKSFLDSIPAIRAILQQSRCLLTELYPSDNSDGVTTTTDIQALPLLDKRQYALMDSFFKATAGPTEGLDNPDVLHISVYDFIGGIREMLLRRSGTAAFAQMDRELYESFHAAAKATYALEKATDLYFRPGDTVAAKALLDRYISTVSQWDEWDISNPQSDIAKFIKRYKTLQLDYQLSATEPTALSQQFSKTIANRNKNWLPKIEHYMQQQPTVVAVGFYHLAFTTGLINLLRADGYNVTPVAL, encoded by the coding sequence ATGAACGGTACTGTTGATTCTACCTTTAAACGCCAACATACGATCGCCTGGAAGGTAACGGGTAAACAATTGCAGCATCCCGGCTACCTGATCGGCACCTGCCATGCGGTAGGAAAGTCTTTCCTGGACAGCATTCCTGCCATCAGAGCCATTTTACAACAATCGCGTTGCCTGTTAACGGAACTATATCCATCTGATAATAGCGACGGTGTTACAACCACTACAGACATCCAGGCATTGCCACTGCTGGACAAGCGGCAGTATGCACTCATGGATTCTTTCTTCAAGGCCACCGCTGGCCCTACAGAAGGCCTGGACAACCCGGACGTGCTGCACATATCGGTCTATGATTTCATTGGCGGCATCCGCGAAATGTTGTTACGCAGGTCTGGTACGGCCGCCTTTGCACAAATGGACCGCGAACTTTATGAGTCGTTTCATGCAGCCGCGAAAGCAACGTATGCACTGGAGAAGGCAACAGACCTGTATTTTAGGCCGGGCGACACCGTTGCTGCAAAGGCTTTGCTGGACCGGTACATCAGCACGGTAAGCCAGTGGGACGAGTGGGACATTTCCAATCCGCAATCTGACATCGCAAAATTTATAAAACGGTACAAAACACTGCAGCTGGACTACCAGCTCAGCGCTACAGAACCCACAGCACTTTCACAACAATTCTCAAAAACGATTGCCAACAGAAATAAAAACTGGCTGCCAAAGATAGAGCACTATATGCAGCAGCAACCCACTGTAGTAGCGGTAGGCTTTTACCATCTTGCCTTTACGACCGGTCTTATCAACCTTCTTCGTGCAGACGGTTACAACGTAACGCCCGTCGCGCTTTAA
- a CDS encoding carbohydrate-binding protein produces the protein MKNIATLFVLLLGVLVCGRLQAQYLLLDDMEGHGPCSSRWTYYAGDNATGKVQFGVANPNPSGLNTSPLVAKFTKDTTCFEYMTAGCTLSDSFDLSTNSKFRMLVYASTQDEIMFKLQHNNDYATAVYFTYKASHINTWEQATYDFSSVKTRTNFNRIEVHFIDGKKANGILYFDLVEGPNPTAITLKDTSIAMGQENGAVLTATVHGGSFADTLHPAGWTATNLPSGVSISHVTRVNDTTALLSLSGNSPVNYSRAILKLTIAGQELDSANASAYTARGNVVFQGNPNWTMIFDEEFSIDGVPDVNKWKIDPQPKGWINGEQEVYTDATHDNARVRNGHLVITGKKDYPNGTTTEPWSSARLITQNKVDFQYGKVDVRARLPRARGSWPAIWLMPTTSAYGAWPKSGELDIMEHVGNNFGTVLSTVHTQNRNWTNGGQVSASKVIPDVDTVYHVYSMEWNADSIEFRYDNLHVLTYPNPHTDWKDWPFDQKFFLILNISIGGGMGGTIVDADWPDSMLVDYVHVYQKGLGTPVLDTVTLTPATISFLPGITQQYTAKALDQNGFPMNITPVWSITGTGNSITTTGLATLHDSATITATATVNGVTKTAVAYATPRTATYKPIPAKIEAEQFGNSNACCTETTADVGGGADVSYIGTGTWFEYDIAVPDSGAYRIQFRVAANSLSSLNIMMDAVTLQTVALPASGGWQNWETVTSLPIQLPAGNKTIRIQANKDGWNFNWLRFVRADSITLAQLDVQPATVNLHTGDIQQFTASGRGQDSSVFIVSPTWSVSGTGASISSTGAFTATAPGNFTITATEAGITDTATAHVTALPVLTRITLAPDTVTVPVGASQQFTAIGYDQRDSVLAFTPVWTVDNAGNTISNTGVFTAGSTPGTDSVTVSQGAISASAVVTTAYTCTVDHKYEAESASNKSSNPYLENCTDVGGGKDYTNLWTNDWFAYSTLVVPVAGRYTISFRVSSTVASKLWVGHSGYNFGVYDIPNTGGKWQTITDTITLPALSYTGIHVQSGNFKFNWFSISNCAVAPPDSPAVSQAMMAAYSQLKPVVETADKNNVTLYPNPTNGQITLQVKEPVYKILSLVDMQGKVIRRWNVKGQTRISQNIGSVPVGMYLLKLENERQATTFKVIKR, from the coding sequence ATGAAAAACATCGCTACACTTTTTGTGTTGCTCCTCGGCGTGCTCGTATGTGGCAGGCTGCAGGCACAATACCTCCTGCTCGATGACATGGAAGGCCACGGGCCCTGCTCCAGCAGATGGACTTACTATGCCGGCGACAATGCAACCGGCAAAGTACAATTTGGCGTGGCCAATCCCAATCCTTCCGGCCTTAATACCAGCCCGCTGGTGGCCAAATTCACCAAAGACACCACCTGCTTTGAGTACATGACCGCAGGTTGTACCCTCTCTGATTCCTTTGATCTCTCTACCAACAGTAAGTTCCGCATGCTGGTGTATGCCAGCACCCAGGATGAGATCATGTTCAAACTGCAGCACAACAACGACTACGCCACCGCGGTGTACTTTACCTACAAGGCAAGTCACATCAACACATGGGAGCAAGCCACGTACGACTTCTCCAGCGTGAAAACGCGGACCAATTTTAACCGCATAGAGGTGCATTTCATTGATGGCAAAAAAGCCAATGGCATCCTGTACTTTGACCTGGTAGAAGGGCCCAATCCTACTGCCATTACCCTCAAAGATACCAGCATAGCCATGGGCCAGGAAAACGGCGCCGTGCTTACCGCTACGGTACATGGAGGCTCGTTTGCCGATACCCTGCACCCTGCCGGCTGGACGGCCACCAACCTACCCTCCGGCGTAAGCATCAGCCATGTGACGCGGGTAAATGACACTACGGCCCTACTTTCCTTAAGCGGCAATTCACCCGTTAATTATTCGAGGGCCATCCTGAAACTCACCATCGCCGGCCAGGAACTGGACAGTGCTAACGCCAGCGCCTATACGGCAAGAGGGAACGTAGTGTTCCAGGGGAACCCTAACTGGACCATGATCTTTGATGAGGAATTCAGCATAGACGGTGTGCCGGATGTGAATAAATGGAAAATAGACCCACAGCCCAAAGGATGGATCAATGGGGAGCAGGAGGTGTACACCGACGCCACGCATGACAATGCCCGCGTAAGAAATGGCCACCTGGTGATCACCGGTAAAAAGGATTATCCCAATGGAACTACCACTGAGCCATGGTCTTCCGCCCGCCTGATCACGCAGAACAAAGTGGATTTCCAATATGGCAAAGTAGATGTAAGGGCCAGGCTGCCCCGCGCACGCGGCTCGTGGCCGGCCATCTGGCTGATGCCCACCACCAGCGCATATGGCGCCTGGCCCAAGAGCGGGGAACTGGATATAATGGAACATGTAGGCAACAACTTCGGTACAGTGTTATCCACCGTGCATACCCAAAACCGCAACTGGACCAACGGGGGCCAGGTGTCCGCATCCAAAGTAATACCCGATGTAGATACGGTGTACCACGTATACAGCATGGAATGGAATGCCGATTCCATTGAATTCAGGTACGACAACCTCCACGTGCTCACCTACCCGAACCCCCATACCGACTGGAAAGACTGGCCCTTTGACCAGAAGTTTTTCCTGATCCTGAATATCTCCATAGGTGGCGGTATGGGCGGCACCATCGTGGATGCAGACTGGCCAGACAGTATGCTGGTAGACTATGTGCATGTTTACCAGAAAGGCCTGGGCACGCCGGTGCTGGATACCGTAACCCTCACACCCGCCACGATCTCTTTCCTGCCGGGCATTACCCAGCAGTATACCGCCAAAGCGCTGGATCAGAACGGCTTTCCCATGAACATCACACCGGTATGGAGCATTACCGGAACGGGCAACAGCATTACGACAACAGGCCTGGCCACGCTGCATGACAGCGCCACCATCACTGCCACCGCCACGGTGAACGGCGTAACCAAAACTGCCGTGGCCTATGCCACGCCCAGGACCGCGACGTACAAACCCATTCCCGCAAAAATTGAAGCCGAACAATTTGGTAACAGCAATGCCTGTTGCACAGAAACCACGGCCGATGTGGGCGGTGGTGCAGATGTAAGCTACATTGGCACCGGCACCTGGTTCGAGTACGACATCGCCGTACCGGATAGCGGTGCCTATCGCATCCAGTTCCGCGTGGCGGCCAACAGCTTGTCGAGCCTCAACATCATGATGGATGCTGTAACCCTGCAAACCGTGGCACTGCCCGCCAGCGGCGGATGGCAGAACTGGGAAACGGTGACCTCCCTGCCCATCCAATTACCGGCAGGCAACAAAACCATCCGCATACAGGCCAACAAAGATGGCTGGAACTTCAACTGGCTGCGCTTTGTGCGCGCAGACTCCATTACACTGGCACAACTGGATGTACAACCCGCCACGGTGAACCTGCACACCGGGGATATACAACAGTTCACCGCCAGTGGCCGCGGACAGGATAGCAGTGTGTTCATCGTATCCCCCACATGGTCTGTATCCGGCACGGGCGCCAGCATCAGCAGCACCGGCGCATTTACCGCCACCGCGCCCGGCAATTTTACGATCACCGCTACAGAAGCCGGCATCACCGATACGGCTACCGCACATGTGACCGCACTGCCGGTGCTGACCCGCATTACGCTGGCGCCAGATACTGTAACTGTGCCGGTAGGTGCCTCCCAGCAGTTCACCGCCATTGGTTACGACCAGCGTGACAGCGTATTGGCATTCACGCCCGTGTGGACAGTAGACAATGCTGGTAATACGATCTCGAACACCGGTGTTTTCACCGCCGGCAGCACCCCGGGCACAGACAGTGTCACCGTATCACAAGGCGCCATCAGTGCCAGCGCGGTAGTGACCACGGCTTATACTTGTACAGTAGACCATAAATATGAAGCGGAAAGCGCCTCTAACAAGTCTTCCAACCCGTACCTGGAAAACTGTACGGATGTGGGGGGTGGCAAAGACTACACGAACCTGTGGACGAATGACTGGTTTGCCTACAGCACGCTCGTAGTGCCCGTGGCAGGCCGTTACACCATCAGCTTCCGCGTATCATCCACCGTAGCCTCCAAGCTGTGGGTAGGCCATAGCGGCTATAACTTTGGCGTGTATGATATTCCGAACACCGGTGGTAAATGGCAGACGATAACAGACACCATCACGTTGCCGGCGCTGAGCTATACCGGCATCCACGTGCAATCCGGTAATTTCAAATTCAACTGGTTCAGCATCAGCAACTGTGCGGTGGCACCACCCGATAGCCCTGCCGTATCGCAGGCTATGATGGCGGCTTACAGCCAATTAAAACCGGTAGTGGAAACGGCGGACAAGAACAACGTAACGTTGTATCCCAATCCTACCAACGGGCAGATCACACTGCAGGTGAAAGAGCCGGTGTATAAAATACTTTCGCTGGTGGATATGCAGGGAAAGGTGATCCGCAGATGGAATGTGAAAGGGCAGACACGGATCAGCCAGAATATTGGGAGCGTGCCGGTAGGGATGTACCTGCTGAAGTTAGAGAATGAACGGCAGGCGACAACGTTCAAGGTGATCAAGCGTTAA
- a CDS encoding RagB/SusD family nutrient uptake outer membrane protein, translating to MKKIYLVVCLLLAAGCKQELTEHPKGLVGGDAALSSQAGLESALTGAYGSLMVPWTSGFTTVSQIAMTMGGDDLTTHPGSNKEEFREFDRFNVTSLNSRMTPIWLGCYKTIQSTTNIINNYDQVQDGTETTIHTIVGEAYFLRALCYYWLTRLWGPVPIIPSEIYSPDYLHLTKSQPADIYKLIEADLAHAEEWVPNTKRDPGRPNKGSVKALLADVYLTEAGWPLKDNSKYALAAAKAKEVIDNKGAYGFDLYQGGFLKIFVGGTVEDVFALFTRGQWSTYNSFYGLSTMPEDQGGWSDFFPELKFFNNFPAGPRKDDTFSTEFVVNGNTIPWQSTTTKHPYYKKFTIQQAGDKATYMSNNPVIMLRYAHVLLIYAEAQARATGTPSDEAYAAVNAVRQRAGLADLPKGLSGADFAAAVVQERAWEFAGEWNRWFDLVRLDLVAAANADKDPADLQPNGTITQADYWMPVPGVDAAVNPNL from the coding sequence ATGAAAAAGATATACCTGGTGGTTTGCCTGCTCCTGGCAGCTGGCTGTAAACAGGAGCTTACGGAACATCCTAAAGGACTGGTGGGCGGTGATGCTGCATTGAGCAGCCAGGCCGGCCTGGAATCTGCCCTCACCGGTGCTTACGGCAGCCTGATGGTGCCCTGGACCAGCGGCTTTACCACCGTGTCACAGATAGCCATGACCATGGGAGGCGATGACCTTACCACGCATCCCGGCTCCAACAAAGAAGAGTTCCGCGAGTTTGACCGCTTTAATGTTACCTCGCTCAACAGCAGGATGACGCCCATCTGGCTGGGTTGTTACAAAACCATCCAGTCCACTACAAATATCATCAACAATTATGACCAGGTGCAGGATGGTACGGAAACCACTATCCATACCATTGTGGGTGAAGCCTATTTCCTGCGCGCGCTTTGCTACTACTGGCTCACCCGCCTGTGGGGCCCGGTGCCCATCATCCCGTCTGAGATCTATTCACCGGATTACCTGCACCTCACCAAAAGCCAGCCTGCCGATATTTATAAGCTGATAGAAGCAGACCTGGCCCACGCGGAAGAATGGGTACCCAACACCAAACGCGATCCGGGACGGCCCAACAAAGGCTCCGTGAAAGCGCTGCTGGCAGATGTGTACCTCACAGAAGCCGGCTGGCCCCTGAAAGACAACTCAAAGTATGCACTGGCCGCCGCCAAGGCCAAAGAGGTGATCGATAACAAGGGCGCCTACGGCTTTGACCTGTACCAGGGCGGCTTCCTGAAGATCTTTGTAGGCGGTACGGTGGAAGATGTATTTGCACTGTTCACCCGCGGGCAATGGTCTACCTATAACTCTTTCTACGGCCTGTCTACCATGCCGGAAGACCAGGGTGGCTGGAGCGACTTTTTCCCGGAACTGAAGTTCTTTAACAACTTCCCGGCTGGCCCGCGCAAGGATGATACATTCTCCACGGAATTTGTAGTGAATGGCAACACCATTCCCTGGCAGTCTACTACTACCAAGCATCCCTACTATAAAAAGTTCACCATACAGCAGGCCGGCGACAAAGCCACTTATATGTCTAACAACCCGGTGATCATGCTGCGCTATGCGCACGTGCTGCTCATTTATGCGGAAGCACAGGCCAGGGCCACCGGTACACCCAGTGATGAGGCCTATGCTGCCGTGAATGCAGTGCGCCAGCGTGCCGGCCTTGCAGATCTCCCCAAAGGCCTGTCCGGCGCCGATTTTGCAGCCGCCGTGGTGCAGGAAAGGGCCTGGGAATTTGCCGGTGAATGGAACCGCTGGTTTGACCTCGTGAGACTGGACCTGGTGGCTGCCGCCAATGCGGACAAAGACCCCGCAGACCTGCAGCCCAATGGTACCATTACCCAGGCGGACTACTGGATGCCCGTACCCGGTGTAGACGCCGCCGTGAACCCAAACCTGTAG
- a CDS encoding SusC/RagA family TonB-linked outer membrane protein — translation MKLTVLLMTITLLQVHAAGYSQTVTLSQRNTSLDKVFKAIQQQTGYTFLYTDEQLQHSKKVQSLQLKDAPLQDALDACFQGQPLTYTITDKIIIIKRKEGQAAPADAAPDKEIKGRITNEKGEPLPGVTVQVKGTNHGVVTNENGEYAIKVADDNAVLVVSSIGYTRTEVAVAGKSNLPVVLQPMASKMNELVVVGYGEQRRGDLSNSISSVSAADFKDQPVNRLDQVLQGRAAGVQVTNSAGSPGGAVRIRIRGSNSINGDNSPLYVVDGFVGADFASINPNDIASIDVLKDASATAIFGSRGANGVIIVTTKKGGKGAVKVDFTSRLSSSTVIKKLDLLDAGDYAETANAHATAVGTTKPFTDAQIAQYRANGGTNWQNEIFRTAPAQEYQLSLSGGTDKSGYFISGDYLDQDGVIQNSFYKRYTLRSNINANLSKWVSTFLNITGSYSTSQNTDIPADGASSPLAQAITWSPTVPVYQANGKYTVSDPVGSIFYNPVALTTDRLAVTDRMLANLIGGFRFNILDGLSLNVQYGGNYNEYTNKSFGGKTTNSGTSTASVRSNKELRLQNTNTLNYHHLFQDVHSLDITAVTEYQQSSLEYAAAGASNLTYENFQWNNLALGTPGSPASGYSKASLFSLVGRVNYGYKDKYLISAAIRRDGSSRFQGSNKFGYFPSVSVGWVISNEPFMENLPAISMLKLRGSWGLTGNQAVSAYSTFSSYSNRIASFTSSTFQNGIILNNIGNPDLKWEATEQKDAGIDIGLFRDRVNITADYFVKDTRDLLLTETLPLYLGGNSITRNVGTVQNKGWEFSIEGDVITHNNFSWKSSLNVSFNRNRVKYIGDNRTMIFDPNTRKIGGGMSPQSEFVVMPGKSLGSIWGLTYLGTWKPGDGKAATYGAKPGDSRYLDVNDDGLIDANDYGVIGCGIPTTSLGWNNTFTYKAFTLNLLFQGLMGFDRLNYNKAAAMYYGGDAREATLVDIKNRYIPGVNETSDIPAFSSTNRNFTQSTRFLEKADFVRLKNVSLSYDIPKSKLKNIMAIKVFVSATNLFTLTGYSGIDPESNSSDGDIRQGIDFGSYPNVKTFTGGLTLSF, via the coding sequence ATGAAACTAACGGTGCTTTTGATGACCATTACCCTGCTGCAGGTACATGCGGCCGGGTATTCACAAACAGTTACCCTTTCCCAACGCAATACATCTCTCGACAAGGTATTTAAAGCGATACAGCAGCAAACGGGCTACACTTTCCTGTACACGGATGAGCAACTGCAGCACAGCAAGAAAGTGCAAAGCCTGCAGCTGAAAGATGCCCCCCTGCAGGATGCGCTGGATGCCTGCTTCCAGGGCCAGCCGCTTACCTACACCATTACGGATAAGATCATTATCATCAAGCGTAAGGAAGGGCAGGCAGCGCCCGCAGATGCAGCGCCGGACAAGGAGATCAAGGGCCGCATCACCAACGAAAAGGGAGAGCCGCTGCCGGGCGTAACCGTGCAGGTAAAAGGTACCAACCATGGCGTGGTGACCAATGAGAATGGCGAGTACGCCATTAAAGTGGCAGATGACAACGCGGTGCTGGTGGTTTCTTCCATTGGTTATACCAGAACGGAAGTAGCCGTGGCAGGCAAAAGTAACCTGCCGGTAGTACTGCAACCCATGGCCTCCAAAATGAATGAACTCGTGGTAGTGGGTTATGGAGAACAGCGCCGCGGCGATCTTTCCAATTCCATTTCATCTGTAAGCGCAGCGGATTTTAAAGACCAGCCGGTAAACCGCCTGGACCAGGTACTGCAAGGCCGGGCCGCCGGTGTACAGGTGACCAATTCTGCCGGTTCACCCGGGGGCGCCGTGCGCATCCGCATACGCGGCTCCAACTCTATCAACGGCGACAACAGCCCCCTATACGTGGTGGATGGGTTTGTGGGGGCAGACTTTGCTTCCATCAATCCCAATGACATTGCCTCCATTGATGTGCTGAAAGACGCCTCGGCCACTGCCATCTTTGGTAGCCGTGGTGCAAACGGTGTGATCATCGTTACTACCAAAAAAGGCGGCAAAGGGGCGGTGAAAGTGGATTTCACCAGCCGTCTCTCCTCTTCTACCGTGATCAAAAAACTGGACCTGCTGGACGCCGGCGACTATGCCGAAACGGCCAATGCACATGCCACCGCCGTGGGCACCACCAAACCTTTTACGGACGCGCAGATAGCCCAATACCGCGCCAATGGCGGCACCAACTGGCAGAATGAGATCTTCCGCACCGCGCCCGCACAGGAGTACCAGCTGAGCCTTTCCGGCGGCACGGACAAATCCGGCTACTTTATTTCCGGTGACTACCTGGACCAGGATGGTGTGATCCAAAATTCTTTCTACAAACGCTACACGCTGCGTTCCAACATCAACGCCAACCTTTCCAAATGGGTATCCACCTTCCTGAACATCACCGGCTCTTACAGCACTTCTCAAAACACGGATATTCCCGCCGATGGCGCCAGCAGCCCATTGGCACAGGCTATCACGTGGTCTCCCACGGTACCGGTATACCAGGCTAACGGCAAGTACACCGTTTCCGACCCGGTGGGCTCCATCTTCTACAACCCGGTGGCCCTTACCACGGACCGGCTGGCAGTTACAGACCGCATGCTGGCCAACCTGATAGGCGGTTTCCGCTTCAACATCCTGGATGGCCTGAGCCTGAACGTACAGTACGGGGGTAACTATAACGAATACACGAATAAATCCTTTGGCGGTAAGACCACCAATTCCGGTACTTCCACCGCCAGTGTGCGCTCCAACAAAGAACTACGCCTGCAAAACACCAACACGCTGAACTACCACCACCTGTTCCAAGATGTGCACAGCCTGGATATCACAGCGGTAACGGAATACCAGCAGTCGTCCCTGGAATATGCAGCTGCCGGCGCGTCTAACCTTACCTATGAAAATTTCCAATGGAATAACCTGGCGCTGGGCACACCCGGCAGCCCGGCTTCCGGCTATTCCAAGGCCAGCCTGTTTTCCCTGGTAGGCCGCGTGAATTATGGATATAAAGACAAGTACCTCATTTCTGCCGCGATCCGCCGCGATGGTTCTTCCCGCTTCCAGGGCAGCAATAAGTTTGGCTATTTCCCCTCCGTATCTGTAGGCTGGGTGATCTCCAACGAGCCTTTCATGGAAAACTTACCGGCCATCAGCATGCTGAAACTGCGTGGCAGCTGGGGCCTTACCGGTAACCAGGCCGTGAGCGCTTACAGTACTTTTTCTTCCTATTCCAACCGTATTGCCTCTTTCACCAGCTCCACTTTCCAAAACGGGATTATTCTCAACAACATTGGCAATCCGGACCTGAAATGGGAAGCTACCGAACAGAAAGATGCAGGCATTGACATCGGCCTGTTCAGGGACCGGGTGAATATCACTGCTGACTATTTTGTAAAAGATACCCGTGACCTGCTGCTCACGGAGACACTTCCCCTTTACCTGGGCGGCAACAGCATTACCCGCAACGTGGGCACAGTGCAGAACAAAGGCTGGGAATTTTCCATCGAGGGAGACGTGATCACCCATAACAACTTCAGCTGGAAATCCTCGCTGAACGTGTCTTTCAACAGGAACCGCGTTAAGTACATCGGTGACAACAGGACCATGATCTTTGATCCGAACACGCGTAAAATAGGTGGTGGTATGTCGCCCCAGTCCGAGTTTGTAGTAATGCCGGGCAAATCCCTCGGCTCCATCTGGGGCCTCACTTACCTGGGCACCTGGAAGCCCGGTGATGGCAAAGCCGCTACCTACGGCGCCAAGCCCGGTGACTCCCGCTACCTGGATGTGAACGATGACGGGCTCATAGATGCAAACGATTATGGGGTGATAGGATGTGGTATCCCCACTACTTCCCTTGGCTGGAACAACACCTTTACCTACAAGGCGTTTACCCTGAACCTGCTGTTCCAGGGCCTCATGGGCTTTGACCGCCTGAACTACAACAAGGCGGCAGCCATGTACTACGGTGGCGATGCACGCGAAGCAACACTGGTAGACATCAAGAACCGCTACATCCCCGGGGTGAATGAAACCTCCGATATTCCTGCCTTCAGCAGCACTAACCGCAACTTTACCCAGAGCACCCGCTTCCTGGAAAAAGCAGATTTCGTGCGGCTTAAGAACGTGAGCCTGTCCTATGACATCCCTAAATCCAAACTGAAGAACATCATGGCCATCAAGGTATTTGTAAGCGCCACCAACCTGTTTACACTTACCGGTTACAGCGGCATTGATCCCGAGTCCAATTCATCTGACGGTGATATCCGCCAGGGCATTGACTTTGGCAGCTACCCGAATGTAAAGACCTTTACCGGTGGCCTCACCCTCAGTTTTTAA